A genomic region of Gemmata massiliana contains the following coding sequences:
- the rplF gene encoding 50S ribosomal protein L6, which translates to MSRIGKQPIAIPAGVKVAVTGGNVKVEGPKGKLEITAHPNMKIESDGKVIKVSRPDDVRQNRALHGLTRALINNMVVGVTKGYEKKLKVEGVGFQVAAKGKGIELTVGYANRIVHNPPEGITVAVPDPTTIIVSGADKQRVGQFAAEIRASRKPEPYKGKGVRYENEVVRRKEGKSFAAGK; encoded by the coding sequence ATGTCGCGTATCGGAAAGCAGCCGATTGCCATCCCCGCGGGGGTGAAGGTCGCGGTGACCGGCGGGAACGTGAAGGTCGAGGGGCCGAAGGGCAAGCTCGAAATCACCGCCCACCCGAACATGAAAATCGAGTCCGACGGGAAGGTGATTAAAGTCAGCCGCCCCGACGACGTGCGCCAGAACCGGGCGCTGCACGGTCTCACCCGTGCTCTCATCAATAACATGGTCGTCGGCGTCACCAAGGGCTACGAGAAGAAGCTCAAGGTCGAGGGCGTCGGCTTCCAGGTGGCGGCCAAAGGCAAGGGGATCGAGCTGACGGTCGGCTATGCCAACCGTATCGTTCACAACCCGCCCGAAGGGATCACCGTCGCAGTGCCCGACCCCACCACGATTATCGTGAGCGGCGCGGACAAGCAGCGCGTCGGGCAGTTCGCCGCGGAGATCCGCGCGAGCCGCAAGCCGGAACCGTACAAGGGCAAGGGCGTCCGTTACGAGAACGAAGTCGTTCGCCGCAAGGAAGGGAAATCGTTCGCCGCGGGCAAATAG
- the rpsH gene encoding 30S ribosomal protein S8: MMTDPIADMLTRIRNANSIERPLVEMPATKLKVAVAKVLLEEGFILGYRTGKYSETQVDGGGKQKDFQEVDQLGEPHVVLQVFLKYGPDGERVIRHVERYSKPGRRVYQGYKDVKRVLDGLGIAILSTSRGVMSDRQAKKAKVGGEVLCTVW; encoded by the coding sequence ATGATGACCGACCCGATCGCGGACATGCTGACTCGCATCCGCAACGCCAACAGCATCGAGCGCCCGCTCGTTGAGATGCCGGCCACCAAGCTCAAAGTCGCCGTAGCGAAAGTGCTGCTCGAAGAGGGCTTCATTCTCGGCTACCGTACCGGCAAGTACAGCGAGACGCAGGTCGATGGTGGCGGCAAGCAGAAGGACTTCCAGGAAGTCGATCAACTCGGCGAGCCGCACGTCGTTCTGCAAGTCTTCTTGAAGTACGGCCCGGACGGGGAGCGGGTGATCCGTCACGTCGAGCGCTACTCCAAGCCCGGCCGCCGCGTGTATCAAGGCTACAAGGACGTGAAGCGAGTCCTCGATGGCCTCGGTATCGCGATCCTGTCGACGAGCCGCGGCGTGATGTCCGATCGCCAGGCGAAGAAGGCCAAGGTCGGTGGCGAAGTGCTCTGCACCGTGTGGTGA
- the rplE gene encoding 50S ribosomal protein L5, which produces MAVAPELVSPRLQEKYNKEIVAALGQKFGRANRLSLPKLSKIVLNMGVGKALQDKERMKVAAEQLGLIAGQRAQITKARMAVSGFRLREGYEIGCRVTLRGKRMYEFLDRLINLALPRIRDFRGINPKSFDGNGNYSMGLTEQLVFPEIDPDKVTFTQGMDITFVTTTRNDDEARELLRAFGMPFRDDSK; this is translated from the coding sequence ATGGCAGTTGCTCCCGAACTCGTTTCACCGCGGCTCCAGGAAAAGTACAACAAAGAGATCGTCGCCGCGCTCGGTCAGAAGTTCGGACGTGCGAACCGCCTGAGCCTGCCGAAGCTCTCGAAGATCGTCCTGAACATGGGTGTCGGCAAGGCGCTCCAGGACAAAGAGCGGATGAAGGTCGCCGCAGAACAACTCGGACTGATTGCCGGTCAACGCGCTCAGATCACCAAGGCTCGTATGGCGGTGAGCGGTTTCCGCCTCCGCGAAGGTTACGAGATCGGGTGCCGGGTTACGCTCCGCGGCAAGCGGATGTACGAGTTCCTCGACCGGCTCATCAACCTCGCGCTGCCGCGTATCCGCGACTTCCGCGGGATCAACCCGAAGAGTTTCGACGGCAACGGCAATTACAGCATGGGCCTGACCGAACAACTGGTTTTCCCCGAAATTGATCCGGACAAGGTGACGTTCACGCAAGGTATGGATATCACTTTCGTCACGACCACTCGGAACGACGACGAGGCTCGCGAACTGCTTCGCGCCTTCGGGATGCCGTTCCGCGACGACTCCAAGTAA
- the rplX gene encoding 50S ribosomal protein L24 → MYICKNDVVQVIAGDDKGTRGKVLRVLRSEGKVVVEGVNRVYRHLKPSRRNPQGGRLSKEMPVDASNVMLIDPVQGVPTRVGVRSLPDGSKELFAKKSGTRIRVLKKAKVTQK, encoded by the coding sequence ATGTACATTTGCAAGAATGATGTGGTTCAGGTGATCGCCGGGGATGACAAGGGCACGCGCGGGAAGGTGCTCCGCGTCCTGCGTTCCGAGGGCAAGGTCGTCGTCGAGGGCGTGAACCGCGTGTACCGGCACTTGAAGCCGTCTCGCCGGAACCCGCAGGGCGGGCGGCTCTCCAAGGAGATGCCGGTCGACGCCTCGAACGTCATGCTCATCGATCCGGTTCAAGGCGTGCCGACCCGCGTCGGGGTGCGGAGTCTGCCGGACGGTAGCAAGGAACTCTTCGCTAAGAAGAGCGGCACCCGGATTCGCGTGCTCAAGAAGGCCAAAGTCACACAGAAGTGA
- the rplN gene encoding 50S ribosomal protein L14 — protein MIQMYTYLDVADNTGAKEVMCIQVLGGSKRRVAYLGDIIRASVKKALPGGDVKQGDVVKGVVVRTRVATRREDGSYVRFDRNALVLLDNDNNPRGTRIFGAVPRELRAKFNKILSLAAEVV, from the coding sequence ATGATCCAGATGTATACCTACCTCGATGTGGCCGACAACACCGGGGCGAAGGAAGTGATGTGTATCCAGGTGCTCGGCGGCAGCAAGCGCCGGGTCGCGTACCTGGGGGACATCATTCGGGCCAGCGTGAAGAAGGCGCTGCCCGGTGGTGACGTGAAGCAGGGCGACGTGGTGAAGGGTGTCGTGGTGCGGACCCGCGTCGCGACCCGCCGCGAGGACGGGAGCTACGTTCGGTTCGACCGCAACGCTCTGGTTCTGCTCGACAACGACAACAACCCGCGCGGCACCCGTATCTTTGGTGCGGTTCCCCGTGAACTCCGGGCGAAGTTCAATAAGATCCTCAGTCTGGCGGCCGAAGTCGTCTGA
- the rpsQ gene encoding 30S ribosomal protein S17: MADTNTPAAAEKTTGRRVLEGVVTRDKMAKTRRVEVERLVRHPKYGKFVKRRTVCYVHDEANDSHLGDTVEIVESRPLSKTKRWNLVKVVKRAPSRTLSNLEGAVAGSDAAAPTVEKK, encoded by the coding sequence ATGGCGGATACGAACACACCGGCGGCGGCCGAGAAGACGACCGGGCGCCGCGTTCTCGAAGGCGTCGTGACCCGCGACAAGATGGCCAAGACCCGCCGCGTCGAGGTCGAGCGCCTGGTCCGTCACCCGAAGTACGGCAAGTTCGTCAAGCGCCGGACCGTCTGCTACGTCCACGACGAAGCGAACGACTCGCACCTCGGCGACACGGTCGAGATCGTCGAGAGCCGGCCGCTGTCGAAGACCAAACGTTGGAACCTGGTGAAGGTCGTCAAGCGTGCCCCGAGCCGCACGCTCTCGAACCTCGAAGGTGCTGTCGCCGGGAGCGACGCCGCGGCCCCGACCGTTGAGAAGAAATAG
- the rpmC gene encoding 50S ribosomal protein L29: MPNRMKEFRGMSDEQLSLALKDTEKHLFQLRFQSATDRLETPSEIRKARRDIARIRTLQREKELGKLSGLSTEQLSVRIASLQAKEDAGLPGKRTAHRQGARLKRFYVAKGGTLPIAPPAPVVPAAPAAGEKKTDAKKSTPKGSGK; encoded by the coding sequence ATGCCGAACCGCATGAAAGAGTTCCGGGGCATGAGCGACGAACAACTGTCGCTCGCCCTCAAGGATACCGAAAAGCACCTGTTCCAGCTCCGCTTCCAGTCGGCGACCGACCGGCTCGAAACGCCGTCGGAGATCCGCAAGGCGCGCCGCGACATCGCTCGCATCCGCACCCTCCAGCGGGAAAAGGAACTGGGTAAGCTCAGCGGCCTGTCGACCGAACAACTGAGCGTCCGCATCGCCTCGCTCCAAGCGAAGGAAGACGCGGGTCTGCCCGGCAAGCGCACTGCGCACCGTCAGGGCGCCCGCCTCAAGCGGTTCTACGTCGCGAAGGGCGGGACGCTCCCGATCGCGCCGCCCGCTCCGGTGGTGCCCGCGGCTCCCGCCGCCGGCGAGAAGAAGACCGACGCCAAAAAGAGCACGCCGAAGGGGAGTGGTAAGTAA
- the rplP gene encoding 50S ribosomal protein L16, whose product MPQMPKRVKYRKAQRGVVRARTTRAKYNGPIKGNAHRGNYVAYGDYGLQTLEGGWLSAECIESGRVTMTRFVSGEGRYYIRVFPHKPVTSIPAETRMGKGKGEPEYWAAVVRPGQVLFELGGVPESTAKDCLARVAYKMPFKCRFVTRRPNI is encoded by the coding sequence ATGCCACAGATGCCCAAACGGGTCAAGTACCGCAAAGCACAACGCGGCGTTGTCCGCGCGCGGACAACCCGGGCCAAGTACAACGGCCCGATCAAGGGCAACGCGCACCGCGGCAACTACGTGGCCTACGGGGACTACGGGCTGCAAACGCTCGAGGGCGGCTGGTTGTCGGCCGAGTGCATCGAGAGCGGGCGCGTCACCATGACGCGGTTCGTCTCCGGTGAGGGCCGGTACTACATCCGCGTGTTCCCGCACAAGCCGGTTACCTCCATCCCGGCAGAGACCCGGATGGGTAAGGGTAAGGGCGAGCCGGAATACTGGGCTGCGGTCGTCCGCCCCGGGCAGGTGCTCTTCGAGTTGGGCGGGGTGCCCGAGAGCACGGCCAAGGACTGCTTGGCTCGCGTAGCATACAAGATGCCGTTCAAGTGCCGGTTCGTGACCCGGCGCCCCAACATCTAA
- the rpsC gene encoding 30S ribosomal protein S3 yields MGQKVRPTGFRTGIMRPWRSTWYASKQDFAELLLEDVAIRAFIQKFLTNKKDRKEQRPAIAEIRIERTRERVTVVVTSSRVGAIIGKKGEKIDKLTKALEKLTRRHIEVKTVEVTRPEIDAQLIAEDIAEQLEKRASFRRTMKQAMQRAMEGGAKGVKLQLSGRLGGAEMARCEKGMEGSIPLSTLRCKVEYGFAEAVTPQGNIGIKAWVNQGDYLTGDIADTTDAQAGQNQRRRPRRGGAPRNNG; encoded by the coding sequence ATGGGCCAGAAAGTTCGACCGACAGGGTTCCGAACCGGCATCATGCGGCCGTGGCGGAGCACGTGGTACGCCAGCAAGCAGGACTTCGCCGAGTTGCTTCTCGAAGACGTCGCGATCCGCGCGTTCATCCAGAAGTTCCTCACGAACAAGAAGGACCGCAAGGAGCAGCGGCCCGCGATCGCCGAGATCCGGATCGAACGCACCCGCGAGCGCGTGACGGTCGTCGTCACCAGCAGTCGCGTCGGGGCGATCATCGGGAAGAAGGGCGAGAAGATCGACAAGCTCACGAAGGCGCTGGAGAAGTTGACCCGCCGGCACATTGAGGTGAAGACCGTCGAAGTGACCCGGCCGGAGATCGACGCCCAGCTCATCGCTGAGGACATCGCGGAACAGCTCGAGAAGCGGGCCAGCTTCCGCCGCACGATGAAGCAAGCCATGCAGCGGGCGATGGAGGGCGGCGCCAAGGGCGTCAAGCTCCAGCTCTCCGGGCGGCTCGGCGGTGCGGAAATGGCCCGGTGCGAGAAGGGGATGGAAGGGTCCATCCCGCTCTCGACGCTCCGGTGCAAGGTCGAGTACGGATTCGCCGAGGCAGTCACGCCGCAGGGCAACATCGGGATCAAGGCCTGGGTGAACCAGGGCGACTATCTCACCGGCGACATCGCCGACACGACCGACGCACAAGCCGGTCAGAACCAACGGCGGCGCCCCCGGCGCGGCGGCGCCCCCCGCAATAACGGCTAA
- the rplV gene encoding 50S ribosomal protein L22 gives MDYKALHRFADVGPRKIRLFADLVRGKNVDEALQLLRFYPNRSAKLLLAVIQSAYGNADDRECPDPDALIVSECRVDGAPTFKRIQPRARGTAFQIKRRMSHIHVTLSDPLEETVGVPATEAPAATAPAPTA, from the coding sequence ATGGACTATAAAGCTCTGCACCGGTTCGCGGACGTCGGCCCCCGGAAGATCCGGTTGTTCGCCGACCTCGTTCGCGGCAAAAACGTAGACGAAGCGCTGCAGCTCCTGCGGTTCTACCCGAACCGCAGTGCGAAGTTGCTCCTGGCCGTGATCCAGAGCGCCTACGGCAACGCCGACGACCGCGAGTGCCCGGACCCGGACGCCCTGATCGTCTCGGAGTGCCGTGTGGACGGCGCGCCGACGTTCAAGCGGATCCAGCCGCGTGCCCGTGGGACCGCGTTCCAGATCAAGCGGCGGATGTCACACATTCACGTGACGCTGTCCGATCCGCTCGAAGAGACGGTCGGGGTTCCGGCGACGGAAGCCCCGGCAGCAACGGCACCAGCGCCCACCGCGTGA
- the rpsS gene encoding 30S ribosomal protein S19 produces the protein MSRSLKKGPHFDQRLLDKVTKQQGANREPIKTWARDCTILPDFIGATFLVHNGKTFVKVYCTEDMVGHKLGEFSPTRTFKGHSGGKKAAAPAGK, from the coding sequence ATGAGCCGGTCACTAAAGAAAGGCCCGCACTTCGACCAACGTCTCCTCGACAAGGTCACGAAGCAGCAGGGCGCGAACAGGGAACCGATCAAGACGTGGGCGCGTGACTGCACGATCCTGCCGGACTTCATCGGGGCTACGTTCCTCGTTCACAACGGCAAGACCTTCGTCAAGGTGTACTGCACCGAAGACATGGTCGGGCACAAGTTGGGTGAGTTCTCCCCGACGCGGACGTTCAAGGGGCACTCCGGCGGTAAGAAGGCCGCGGCCCCGGCGGGTAAGTAG
- the rplB gene encoding 50S ribosomal protein L2 encodes MGIKQYKPTSAGRRSGMVSDFADCTFPRENKPEKSLLAPKKKKGGRNNQGITTTRFRGGGHKQRYRVIDFKRTRDNVAATVIQVEYDPNRTSRIALVEYPRDDKHEFSRTYILAPNGLKAGDKVISGESDAVEPKPGNCMPLWKVPLGMTVHNIEMVPGKGGQICRSAGCGAVLTAREKDWAQLTMPSGEIRRVPNKCRATIGTVSNAEHMNISIGKAGRMRWKGRKPHNRGTSMNPTDHPMGGGEGRTAGGRNPCSPTSVPAKGGKTRHKRKPGGKAIIRRRPAGPFQNTA; translated from the coding sequence ATGGGTATCAAGCAATACAAACCGACTTCTGCGGGCCGCCGCTCCGGGATGGTGTCCGACTTCGCGGACTGCACCTTCCCGCGCGAGAACAAGCCCGAGAAGTCGCTGCTCGCGCCGAAGAAGAAAAAGGGCGGGCGCAACAACCAGGGTATCACCACCACGCGGTTCCGTGGCGGCGGTCACAAACAGCGATACCGGGTGATCGACTTCAAGCGGACCCGCGACAACGTGGCCGCGACGGTGATCCAGGTCGAATACGATCCGAACCGCACGAGTCGCATCGCACTGGTCGAGTACCCGCGCGACGACAAGCACGAGTTCTCCCGGACCTACATCCTGGCGCCGAACGGCTTGAAGGCCGGCGACAAGGTGATCTCCGGTGAGTCCGACGCGGTCGAACCGAAGCCCGGCAACTGCATGCCGCTGTGGAAGGTGCCCCTGGGCATGACCGTCCACAACATCGAGATGGTACCGGGCAAGGGCGGCCAGATCTGCCGCTCGGCCGGGTGCGGTGCGGTGCTCACGGCCCGTGAAAAAGACTGGGCGCAGCTCACGATGCCGAGCGGCGAAATCCGCCGCGTGCCGAACAAGTGCCGCGCGACGATCGGGACCGTGTCGAACGCCGAGCACATGAACATCAGCATCGGCAAGGCCGGCCGTATGCGTTGGAAGGGGCGCAAGCCCCACAACCGCGGTACCAGTATGAACCCGACCGACCACCCGATGGGCGGCGGTGAGGGGCGGACGGCTGGTGGTCGTAACCCGTGTTCGCCGACCTCGGTGCCCGCCAAGGGCGGCAAGACCCGCCACAAGCGGAAGCCCGGCGGCAAGGCGATCATTCGGCGTCGGCCCGCGGGCCCGTTCCAGAACACGGCGTGA
- the rplW gene encoding 50S ribosomal protein L23 has product MATTRPKPKKYRRKLALRQPCVHGESGIELRSYQVVLRPLVTEKGTHQSTRYNAYTFQVNPLATKTQIKAAVEELFNVKVEGVRTQVREGKKRRFRQAMGQLPTWKKAIVTLNEEDKIEFF; this is encoded by the coding sequence ATGGCTACGACACGACCGAAACCGAAGAAATACCGGCGGAAGTTGGCGCTCCGCCAGCCGTGCGTCCACGGCGAATCGGGTATCGAGCTGCGCTCGTACCAAGTGGTGCTCCGCCCGCTCGTGACCGAAAAGGGCACGCACCAGAGCACGCGGTACAACGCCTACACGTTCCAGGTGAACCCGCTCGCCACCAAGACTCAGATCAAGGCGGCGGTCGAGGAACTGTTCAACGTGAAGGTCGAGGGCGTCCGCACTCAAGTGCGCGAGGGCAAGAAACGGCGGTTCCGCCAGGCGATGGGCCAGCTCCCGACGTGGAAGAAGGCCATCGTTACGCTGAACGAAGAAGACAAGATTGAGTTCTTTTGA
- the rplD gene encoding 50S ribosomal protein L4 has product MADSTTPETPETGAVAPVARHIEVATSITVPVVNRAGEEVGTVTIDPAEFGGKISRQLMHDVVLMYLANQRAGTHHTLRRGQVAGSTKKLFRQKGTGNARAGTKRTNKRRGGGTAKGPKPRDYEYHLPKKAVKAATRMAVLSKLLDKQAIIIDDLTMAAPKTKEMTGVLKAIKIGKKTTEKGEQDVTLLDTTVLIGTDKLDQNVYKSARNIQGVKVLPAAEFNCYTVLKQRRLVLTRSALESLRAAGKK; this is encoded by the coding sequence ATGGCTGATAGCACCACACCGGAAACCCCGGAAACCGGGGCCGTGGCTCCCGTTGCCCGTCACATCGAAGTTGCGACTTCGATCACGGTGCCGGTCGTGAACCGCGCCGGCGAAGAAGTTGGCACGGTGACCATCGATCCGGCCGAGTTCGGCGGGAAGATTAGCCGGCAACTGATGCACGACGTTGTGCTGATGTACCTCGCCAACCAGCGTGCCGGTACCCACCACACGCTTCGCCGCGGTCAGGTGGCCGGTAGCACCAAGAAACTGTTCCGGCAAAAGGGCACCGGTAATGCTCGCGCCGGTACGAAGCGCACGAACAAGCGTCGCGGTGGTGGTACCGCCAAGGGACCGAAGCCGCGCGACTACGAATACCACCTGCCGAAGAAGGCGGTGAAGGCCGCGACGCGGATGGCCGTGCTGTCGAAGCTCCTCGACAAGCAAGCGATCATCATCGACGACCTGACGATGGCGGCGCCGAAGACGAAAGAAATGACCGGCGTCCTGAAGGCCATCAAGATCGGCAAGAAGACGACGGAGAAGGGCGAGCAGGACGTGACGCTGCTGGACACGACCGTCCTCATCGGCACCGACAAGCTCGACCAGAACGTGTACAAGTCGGCCCGCAACATTCAGGGCGTGAAAGTCCTACCGGCCGCGGAATTCAACTGCTACACCGTGCTGAAGCAACGACGCCTTGTGCTGACTCGCTCCGCGCTGGAGTCGCTCCGGGCCGCCGGCAAGAAGTAA
- the rpsJ gene encoding 30S ribosomal protein S10, which yields MAGPTGERIRIRMEGYDHEVLDRTASEIVKTARDNQAEVHGPIPLPTRVERYTVLRSPHIDRKSREQFEIRTHKRLIDILKPNQKTIEALNKGLNLPPGVDIKIRVITGA from the coding sequence GTGGCCGGACCAACTGGTGAACGCATTCGCATCCGCATGGAAGGCTACGATCACGAGGTGCTCGACCGCACCGCGTCGGAGATCGTGAAGACCGCGCGCGACAACCAGGCGGAAGTCCACGGGCCGATCCCGCTGCCGACTCGCGTGGAGCGGTACACGGTGCTGCGATCGCCGCACATCGACCGCAAGAGCCGCGAGCAGTTCGAGATCCGCACCCACAAGCGGCTCATCGACATTCTGAAGCCGAACCAGAAGACCATCGAGGCGCTGAACAAGGGCCTCAACCTGCCCCCGGGCGTGGACATCAAGATCCGCGTCATCACGGGCGCGTAA